GCCGGTGTAGTTGGGCTGATGCTTTCCGTAAATCCATCACTGACTCCGGCTGAAGTTAAAAATATTCTGATCACGCAAGCACGGGGCGATAATAGCTGGAATAGATATACCGGTTGGGGTACACTGGATGCGTACGCTTCCGTCACCTCGATTATTACCTCGCGGGAAGAAGAGCTAAAGAACGAAACTCCTTCCTCACTTCAGCTCGATCAAAATTACCCGAACCCGTTTAATCCATCTACCCAAATACGCTATTCCATTCCGGAACGGGATCACATCACTCTTACAATTTACTCGCTCGACGGCAGGAAGGTGACCGTGCTTTATGATGGCGTTCAAAATGCCGGATCCCACAGCATCACGTTCGATGCAGCTATGCTCGCCAGCGGAATCTATCTGTACAAACTCGAGGCTGGCGGCATGCAAACATCCCGAATGATGACGATGATTAAATGACTTACTGACGAGACTTCATTTAATATTAAACGAAAAAGAATTATCTTCTGTTTTGATAGTGAAAACCAAGTAAATCATAAATCAAAACAGAGACAGAATCATGTTCCGTGCAGATAAAAAGTCGAATTTCCAGGGTCCTCATCAAAATCAGCAGACAGCGACAGCGGGTGCATCGAAAGAGAATGCGAAAGCGGCAATGATTTTAATTCACGGCAGAGGTGCGTCAGCCCAGAGTATTTTAACACTGGCAAACGAATTTAGCGACCCCGACCTGCACTACGTGGCGCCGCAGGCGAACGACCATCAGTGGTACCCGAATTCGTTTTTAGCCCCGTCAGAAAAAAATGAACCGGGGCTCTCCTCCGGTTTGCAGATGATCTACGACCTCGTTTCTGATCTCGGAGAATCAGGCATACCAAAAGAGAAAATCATCATCCTGGGATTCTCACAGGGTGCGTGTCTTGCTTCTGAATTTGTTGCCCGCCACCCCGCAAAATATGGCGGACTTGCTGCTCTGAGCGGAGGGCTCATTGGGAAAGGAGATCACGTACCACCTGATAGCTATAGCGGCGACCTGGAAAAAACGCCTCTATTTTTCGGCTGCAGCAATATCGATCCGCACATCCCGAAAGAGCGCGTAGATGAATCGGAAGAAATTTTCAACTCACTCAATGGTGATGTGAACAAGAAAATTTATAAAGGGATGGGGCACACGGTTAATGAAGATGAGATTCTGGAAATTCAAAAGTTGATACAGAACGTGACTGAAGCGTAAGTAATCCTTACTTTACCCGATTGATCAGATCAATTTAAAATAATAGCTGTCAATGGATATCATTTGGGTTGGATTCGCATTGGTATTTGGGATGGGAGTTGCCCGACTTCATTTACCTCCGTTAGTTGGATACCTTGCTGCCGGATTAGCGCTTGCCGCATTCGGTTATGAAGCCGGAGAAATGTTGCAAGAGATCTCTCACCTTGGAGTGATATTTCTCTTGTTCACAGTCGGGCTTCATATCCGGTTGAGAAATATCCTACGCTATGATATTCTGGGTATCGGACTGACCCACCTTGCTGTATCAACGGCCATATTTACCCCGATTTCACTTTATTTTGGTTATGACCTTCAGGCTGCGATCATCATATCCATTACACTGGGCTTTTCAAGCACCGTACTTACTGCGAAAAATTTAGAACGCAGAAATGAGCTTGGAGCTTTATACGGTCGTGCCGCGATCGGTATTCTGATTATCCAGGATTTAGTTGCAATTGGAATTATTGCATATACCGGTGGCGGCATCCCTTCTTTTTGGGGGATTTCCATATTAGCACTTCCGTTGATACGCCCTCTGCTCCTAAAGTGTTTGGATATTTTAAAAGATGAAGAGCTTTGGATGCTGTTCGGGCTTGGGCTGGCTCTTGGCGGAGCTTCACTATTTGAATTTTTCAACTTATCCGGAGAGCTCGGGGCACTTGCCGCGGGTATGTTATTGGCATCTGATGAAAGAGCAGATGAAATTGCCAAAAAAATGTGGGGTGTTAAAGAAGCTTTTCTTGTAGGATTTTTCCTTGAAGTAGGATTAACCGGTTTTCCCTCACTGGAGGGATATTATTTCATTGCTGTACTACTGCTTCTACTTCCCCTGAAATCTATTATGTTTTATGGATTATTCATGTTTTTCAAATTCAGGGCAAGAACCGGCTTTTTGGCTTCAGTATCTCTCACAGCATATAGTGAATTTACTCTTATCGCTGGAGTTGTAGCGAGCGCCGGCGGGTTTATACCTGAGGAAACCATCGTTGTTTTAGGTTTATTAACCGCTATATCGTACGCTATTAATGCACCTATTACTATGAATGAAGAGAAGATTTGGAAAAAATGGCAGGGTTTTCTGCTAACCTTTGAAAGAGATGTAAGACATCCTGAACATCAAACCGTCTCCCTTGGTTCTGCAGAGTTCCTCATTGTAGGTATGGGGAATGCCGGCAGGGCAGCTTACGATAAACTCAAGGAACAAGGGAAGCCCGTAGTCGGTATGGATATTGATCCTGATCGGATTGAACGTAATATTGATGCGGGACGACGGGTTCTTTACGGTGATATACAAGACACGGATCTGTGGACTAATATCGAAATGGATAAAATCCGGTCGGTTATGATTGCAATGGGGAATACGGAAGTGAAGGAAAATGCCACCCGCACGCTTCGAACAAGTGGATTTGAAGGTTTAATTTATGTATTAACAATGCGTGAAGAAGAAGCCATTATAATGCAAGAGGCCGGAGCCAGTGCTGTCTCAATTCCAATTAAAGA
The window above is part of the Rhodohalobacter sp. SW132 genome. Proteins encoded here:
- a CDS encoding cation:proton antiporter family protein, which codes for MDIIWVGFALVFGMGVARLHLPPLVGYLAAGLALAAFGYEAGEMLQEISHLGVIFLLFTVGLHIRLRNILRYDILGIGLTHLAVSTAIFTPISLYFGYDLQAAIIISITLGFSSTVLTAKNLERRNELGALYGRAAIGILIIQDLVAIGIIAYTGGGIPSFWGISILALPLIRPLLLKCLDILKDEELWMLFGLGLALGGASLFEFFNLSGELGALAAGMLLASDERADEIAKKMWGVKEAFLVGFFLEVGLTGFPSLEGYYFIAVLLLLLPLKSIMFYGLFMFFKFRARTGFLASVSLTAYSEFTLIAGVVASAGGFIPEETIVVLGLLTAISYAINAPITMNEEKIWKKWQGFLLTFERDVRHPEHQTVSLGSAEFLIVGMGNAGRAAYDKLKEQGKPVVGMDIDPDRIERNIDAGRRVLYGDIQDTDLWTNIEMDKIRSVMIAMGNTEVKENATRTLRTSGFEGLIYVLTMREEEAIIMQEAGASAVSIPIKEAGEKLAELSADLVDEPPAIDVKIKKSEHNGE
- a CDS encoding alpha/beta hydrolase; protein product: MFRADKKSNFQGPHQNQQTATAGASKENAKAAMILIHGRGASAQSILTLANEFSDPDLHYVAPQANDHQWYPNSFLAPSEKNEPGLSSGLQMIYDLVSDLGESGIPKEKIIILGFSQGACLASEFVARHPAKYGGLAALSGGLIGKGDHVPPDSYSGDLEKTPLFFGCSNIDPHIPKERVDESEEIFNSLNGDVNKKIYKGMGHTVNEDEILEIQKLIQNVTEA